The nucleotide window TTTCCATTCTCTTTTTCAGGTTCTCCTTTTCTTTCCCTCTATTGAAACAATATACCAATCTACAGTTTTGTTCTCCTTTGttaattttaggagagagagagagagagagagagagagagagagagagagagagagagagagttttaaccaaagggattttctttgtatttataatAGTTCCTAAAAGCACGTAATTAATCATTCCGATTCATTATATtgttaaataaaagttaatttgaTCTTACATTACAGCATGATACGTTTTTGGTATCCATAATAAAATTTTAACCCAAATAGAAATCATGTATTAAAGAACCCTGAACACtaaaagaaaattgtttttaaagaatagaAACATTATTTAAATACGTCTCATTATTTCAGGAAGTTGAAATTAACACCATAAGaaaattgtttttaaagaataaaaacaatatctaaatAAATTTACATCTCATTACTTCAGGAACTCGAAAAAATAACCCTTTCTCCCTTCGCGTGACTCTTGAAGTGTACATCCCCGCCAGGTCCCTTACCGTTTAGGATGTGTATCCTGACGGAGGCCGTGGCACTGGGCGACGGTATGCACGAGTAGGTGCCTGTGGCGGCGTCATGGGCGTCGTGAATGAGCAGGATGGTCTTGGTGACGACGCCGCGGTCGGTGATGACGCTCACACGACTGTCCCGGTTGTCGTAGCtgatgacctgagagagagagagagagagacagagagagagagagagatggaggttacAATAACATTACTGTAAGGACAGTGATGAACATACTTGGGGCCTATGTGTGTTTTCCGTAATGTTTTTTGGTATTGGTGTTTGAAAGTACTTATTAGACGATGGCTTAGTTCAGATTGATttcacatttaaaatatatatgtgcAAAGAGGGCTCATCAGTACAACGTTAAACACGCCACTTCACAGCGCACCGTTAGTCTTTATCTTGCTTAAATTTAGCCCTTTTATATCAGCTGTCTAAACGCAGCCATTTCTATACCTCTCCCATGCTATCTTTAGGGTACTTTCTATATTATCATTTATTCTCTCTGCATGTCCAAACCATAAAAGGATACTTGCTCTATTACTTCTTACTCCAGAAATGTTTTTATATTACACAACTTTATATCTACATCTACCACTTTTGCTTTGATTTCTGGCATCCCCCTATTAACTGACTAGCACAGATCAATCCTAGCCCAGGACTGTGATTTTAAGTTGTTTACTTGCCGGACTGACGTTCTggagagcatctattctgatgagactGGATATAGCATACCAAAACAGTCATCTCTTAGTCGAGAACTTGCACAAACGTTTGCTCTCCTCTAATGGACATTTAGTCCCGTTTAAGCCACTTATTTCAACACCATACATCTACAGAATTTTGCAAATTGCTTTATTGCCAGTTTCCCTAGATCCACACATTTTGGTACAAGCAACTTATTGAACTATCGTTCCAAAGTTTCATTTCCTTGCCGTTCTCCTTCTTAATCCATCCTCTGTCAATATTTCCGTCTTCAAACTATCTATCTTACTCATTCTAATGTATGCCTAgtaatataatttttctctttttcctttcgtTGTCTTTATCACGCAAGACGAAACAGATATTTCTCTTTTATTcgtgtatatgtaggctatatatgtatatatgaatatactagttcctccaactttcaactgggcttcacaaggcacttgaagagctggaagacccaggcctacatggctgaggactctgaagcgtgaagtaggagatgatgagtggagaagtattagtttaaaaagttcaagatagagacgattggtgaaatcttacacacacacacacacacatatatatatatatatatatatatgtgtgtgtgtgtgtgtgtgggggggggggtgtttgtgctTGTGCTTGTTTGTAAGTGCATTTTGATAACATATCAGAGCATTCgagaaaattaattggaaaaaaatcCCTCGAATATTTATTGAAAACTGAAAGGTGatacaaaatgaaaatatggacTCGTGAATTATTGAAATAAGAGATGGCGAGCTAAAGACAGACAAGACAACAGcgcaaataattaagaaaattccaCCAACAAATAGAATAGTTTTTATTGGTAGAGTGATAACTAAATTGTTCATGGATTTTTACCTTTTAGCTATTTTGAAAGTTTAGGTAAACAGAGATAGAAATGTTTGCAAaggttaattaaaaaaaagattaacaaaaGATAACAAaagattaatttttgtttctcAACTTCAGAATTATGATTAAATTTTTTATCTATACGTCATATGATAAAAAGAATAGCTTTTTGAGAATcataatttgaatattttctaGAATATAATAACCAATTAACTGCTGTTCTGCACTGTTAAAGATTatccgtaataaaaaaaaaaaagctgttaaaaatcctggaataaatgttgccaggcatttacatttttgaaaatggatatattgacgttaaggagtgatattacggtcaccaacccgtaatactgataagaacaatatatattttacggagattttccattTGGTATCTAAAACCTTTATAAATACGTATATTAAACCTTCAAAATTCCATAAAACTTCTCAATAAATTACTGAGTTACTCAAAACTTTTTCCAATTGTGGAacggaaaaaaatatagaaatgaataagaaaatttttcatttttcaaattaaCTGATTCATTGTTAAATTTGATGTAAATTCcattaatctagaaaaaaaaatcaattaattcgATGTATATTTCTCTGGATTAAGAATTAATTTCCGTTTTAATTGAAGGTAAATAATATCAAGAACGCAAAGCCTGATTAATAGCTTCAGTCTGCAAATCATTTTGTAATttctacctccaccaacgaagttggaaggaggttatgttttcgcccctgtttgtgtgtttgtttgtgaacagcttcctgatcacaattttcaTGGTAGAGtaataaacttgcagggattaactgttatgtaaaaaacggcaaacaattaaatttttgaaggtcaaggtcaaaggtcaaggtacagggtcaaggtcacagtcaagcaaaatgtccaattcccgtaatcagctctaagtttggacatcgttgtcacagagccttcaaatttggttaatatttgagtgtatgagaatccacgtcaattaatgcatgttaaggtcaaacgtaaaggtcaaggtcgagtagaaggtcgagaaataagctgccgtgggagAGGTCTGCAGTCTACTGAGTGACTCTCTAGTTTATCATCTGCATCCCAGCTTCCTATTTTTGTCTATTAATTTAATTACGAATTTTGTTAACGTAAACTGGACATTTTGCCTcagtgtccttgacctttgaccttgaccttcaaaattttATTCCTTTCCTGCTTTTTACATGACAGCTAATCCATGCAAgatccattactctacgattaaaattgcatccaggaagctgttcacaaacaaacacgcgaaCACAATCACAAACAAACCAgggcgaaaacaaaacctccttccaacttcgttggcggaggtagaggGTCATTAGATTAGATTTAAGAAATAGGCTTTGAGATTCTAAATACCTCGAATAATGAGACTTATTAGAAACAAaacttttggggggtgggggtggggtgggagaaGGAATAATGCATATCTTTATGCTAatcaaatagaataaaaagaagtaTTGAATGAGGATAATCAAGCATTATAATATCTAattaaatgctgttactgttctaaaactattttattgtaattgtttattacttctcttgtagttgatataattccttgttttctttcctcattaggttattttcccctgttggagtaattgggctcatagcatcttgtttttccaactagggttgtagcttaacaaataataataatagtaattacaataataataataataataataataataataataataataataataataataataataatgaaaatttattattataattattattattattattattattattataattatatttattactattatcattattattattattattattattattgttatcattatcattattacaaagctaagctacaacctttgttaaaaaagcaggatgctataagcccaaagtctccaacagagaaacattgcccaatgaggaaataaaacaaactacaagagatgcaatgaacaactgaaatataatataagatcagaaacaacattaaaacaggtcttccATAACATTAACTATGAAAGAGAGACCTATGTCAgtctcttcaacatgaaaacatttgctacaagtttggcCATAAGATGAAATTATTCTTGATGAAAGTTAATCTTAGGATTTATATGATTAAAAAAGAGATTTATTTTTAATATGAATTGGCAGATCAACCTTTGAATTAGGATACTAATGTGAATATTAAACTTGAGAATGCTATGGATatcgtagattattattattattattattattattattattattattattattattattattattattattattattattattattattattattaatttctaagctactaccctagttggaaaagcaggatgctataagtcccagggctccagcagaaaaaaaacaccccagtgaagaaaggaaataaggaaatagataaactatgtaaaaagtaataaacaattaaaatgaaatacttttaagaacagtaacagatcATTTCTATAATAGtaaatttaataatattcataaatcaCCAATGCCATGAGACTAAAAATATTGAGTGAAGAACTTATGATGTGGATAACCTTTTTAGTAATGATTGAAGTTTTTACTTGTTTTTCCAGTGAAATACTGATGATATAGAGACGAACCTGATCTTAATATTTACTCCTAGACAAATAAACTTACTTCCTctttcaaaaaaatgcaaaaagagAGAACATTTTTAGTTAAAAGAACAATTTAGTCACAGCTTCTTGTTCAATTCAGACTGGCAACAGCTATAGGATGTTGACTCACCTTATTATTATGATACCAAAATATCTGTGTATCAGTTTTTGGATTATGATTGATGATACAGGTGAGGTTGATCGTGGATCCCCTGTCCACATATCTTTCGGAGGAGCCTAAGATGTGCGCCGTTGGTACTTTGATGATAAAAGAATAATTATAGTTGATATAGGTGTTGAGTAAAGATGAAGATGGttgcctaaaatatatatatataaaacatatgaatgGAGATACTATTGGcatgtatttgcatgtatatatactgagTTTATACTGTAtactaatttaaatattattattcatacacacacacacacatatatatatatatatatatatatatatatatatatatatatatatatatatatatatatgtgtgtgtgtgtgtgtgtgtgtgtgtatatatatatatatatatatatatatatatatatatatatatatatatatatatatatgtatatataggctatatacatatatatatatatatatatatatatatatatatatatatatgcatatatatgtatatataggctatatatatgtatatatatatatatatatatatatatatatatatatatatatatatatatatatatatatttatacatatataagtatatatatatatatatatatatatatatatatataatatatatatatatatatatatatatagcatatgtatacacatgcacacacacacacacacacacatatatatatatatatatatatataatatatataatatatataaatatatatatatatatatatatatatatatatatatatatgtgtgtgtgtgtgtgtgtgtgtgtgtgtgtgtgtgtgtgtatacacacacacacacacacacacacacacacatatatatatatatatatatatatatatatatatatatatatatatatatatatactttacatatatagacACCCATACATACAAATAGCACCTTAGACCTTTCCTATGACAATGAGAAATTCACATCCATCAACTCCAAAGCACACAATCACCAATTAGCTACCACCTCATGGCGCATGACCCACCGAATACTGTGAGGTAGACGGGGAAGGTGATGGGATCCGTAGGATGTGTGTTGACCTGGCAATCGTAGCGTCCGGAATCCCTCGGCTGCGCTGAATTAATCTTCAGAATCCACGAGCTGGAATTGACTCCGGGGGAGTGGATGACCTCGAAGCGTCCGTCGGCCGTGTAAGTGTATTGGGCTACCGTCAGGATGTGTAGGTCGGCTTCTCTTATCCATGACACCTTTgttgaaagattattattattattattattattattattattattattattattattattaggtaatctacaaccctagttgtattatcatcatcatcatcattattattattattattattattattattattattattattattattattattattattattagaagcaaaTAAATGAATCACGTTCCTTATCGAAACATGAAAACACGAATAAACaacaatattaaagaaattataataTAGTTTAGTACCCAGCAAGTCATGAAGGGTCACTTATACTTTGATTTCattgaaaatattaacaacagTATTGAAGTAATTTACGAGTATTTAAGTAATATTTCCAACTTGTTAAAAAAGGTGAATATCCGCACAGTAACGCACAGTTACTCACAGTATCGCACAGTTAACTATGTTATTTGTGGTTGGACAATTTCATGATACGTGGCAATGGAAATCGAATACTAATAAAGTTTTGACGTCCCGTGTTATTAGCACATGTTCCTTTAGGCTGACAGGAGTGGTATTATGTCGGGATTATTGTgaaaggaagctctctctctctctctcctctctctctctctctctctctctcctctctctctctctctctctctctctcgaaaagtatTAGTTTTCCAATATATTCTACTCGTGTGTATGAATCATCTGCCAcaaaagaaaaattctctctctctctctctctctctctctctctctctctctctctctctctctctctctctctcctcactctctctctctctctctctcaaaaggtaagAATACATTAATATTTTTATGGCTGTGTATGAAAAATCtgccatagatctctctctctctctctctcctctctctctctctctctctctctctctctctctctctctctctctctctcaaaaggtaagAATACTTTAATATTTTTATGGCTGTGTATGAATAATCTgccatagaactctctctctctctctctctctctctctctctcttctctctctctctctctctctctctctctctctctctctcaaagtattagttttccaatatattttacaTAAGTGTACGAATCATCTGccacagaaaatctctctctctctctctctctctctctctctctctctctctctctctctctctctctctctctcgctacacgAAACACCAGTCACAGACAAAACAGCATTGACGAGCTTTCTACGTTAATGATCCCAGAAAGTGAATAAAATCCAGAACTGAATTCATTTCCAAGAGAGTCTCACCAACGTAATTAAATGGATTGCAAATCTTGCTGGCAGGGGACTCTGCATTTCATTAGTGAGGATCAGCCTTTGGTCGGAGCAAGACCCCCTTAGGGTCTTTCCTTTCAACTTGTAGCATTTTCCTCAACTGGATGAGCGAGGAAGTTTAGATCAAAGAATTGATGAAAGGTAGGTTATTCCTTTTGTTCAGCAAATCCCACTTGCCCTGGCTAAGAGCCCGTGGCTTGCACCTCCAGTGCAAGTCGTTCTACAACGAACGAATGAACGTCTAGCAATTTTGACGATGGGAAACACAAAAGACGTGGAAGTTGCAGGTTGCTAGTATATGtaacaagaagaatggcaggcgtagtaaaaaaTGATAAGAGcgtcacgactgagatgatgtggacacgtgttgaggatggttGGTGGGGGAGGGAGCggggagagcttgggaggaacctgtaagggggtgAAGATGAAGATGGAGGCAGAGatttagatggagagataaggtgagggtgatatggagagaaaaggtttggtggaagaggatgcctttgatagaaggcattagaatggccgcagcaggcaaccgaccccttaatatagggataatggtgggaaagaagaatataTCTGCCTCAGTGGACTCAAGTTATCTCTATTTATCAGAACAGTACTTGtgcttattaattttgttatttttcggCAATGCATCGTGGCTATCTACAGTAGAATTTCTACATTACACAAGTTGTGTAAGTGTAAGTATTTTCTATGTTATATAGTATGCAGATGATAAACTTCAACTTTCAACTATTCTTATATTTCCTCTCTATTTTGTCAAATCAAGTTAGATCTCTTTGTATTAAGACACCATCGCAAGGTGTGTAAATTAATTGCATAAACGTAATTAGACGTGAAGTAAATAGTTCAATATCTTTATGAAATACCACGTAGGTTCTTGAAGGTTCTTGAATTGTCTGTGAATACGTCAAAAGACTTTCCTAACAGCCAAAATGGAACCACCTTGATGATTAGAAAAAATACCCAAATAAACAAGGTCATGATAGAACTTCACCAACGTAATTATAAGGTATTGAATAGATAGAACATAGGTATAATCTTATTGCCTAAAAGAATAAGGAATCACCTAATGTCTTATTGCTTAATAAAAAAGGGTGATCCTGCCGCCATATGTCCAGAAAGGGAAAATATGATCCATAACCATATTGTCAAAAAGAAAAACGATGGTCCTACTCTCATATCATCAAAAAGAAAACAAATGGTCCTACCACCATattgccaaaaataaaaataaaatcactgTTTATTACCAAAGGAAACAAGAAAGCTAGACCTACCGTTTTATTTCCAATGTTATGAACAATGCAGTGAAGATAAGCTTTATCATCCTTCATCGCCGTAACATTCTGTTCGAGGGAACGATCGAAACTAGGACCCGATGAATTGCGCCCCCAAGAAAGGGCGTGTCGCTCCCCCATCGGGTTGTACGGCTGGAGGCCGCCGATATGATGGCCCTTCGTGTTCGGACTCCAGGGAATGGGCCGGTGTCGGACCGGGTCCTCAGTCTCCTCTGCCTCGTCCTCACTTCCCGTGTTGTAGGTCTGCATGTTGTACCTCTGTCTGTGGGTGGGCGGAGAGGGAATACtgccactactgctgctgctactggcGTCAGTTCCATGGTAGCCGAAGGTGAGGAATTTGCCCCAGGATGTCGGACCTGCAAAGAAGAAGGTAAAGAGAAGGTCAGAAATTTGCCTCAGGCTCTTGTATCCGAAAAGAACACTGTTAAGAGATGATCAGATTATGGTCAATATAGATAAGTATGTATCAGGAATGGGCCCCAGGATAATGGACCTGCAAAGAAGGTAGAGAGAAGGTCAGGAATTTACCCCAAGATGTCGGACCTGCAAAGAAGGTATAGAGGTCAGGAATTTGTCGCAGGATATCGAATCTACAAAGAACACTGCAAAGAGAAGTTCAGGTATTTGCATCAGGATTTCAGACGTGTGAAGAAGACGGTAATGAGAAAGTTAAGTACTTGACCTACGATGTCGGACCTGCAAAGAACACTTTAAAGAGAAAGTTACCGATCTGCCTCATGAATCTGACCTACAAGAATGAGAGTAGACAAGGATAAGTATTCATTCCCAACGATATCGGACCTGCAAATACACGGTGGATAAGAAAATCATTTGATGTTTCCCTGCCTGTTTTTCGTTCCCGGAAATACCGTGATTTATCTTCATGAATTACTGATGCTGAAAAGAAAGTGtcttaatgaaagacttgctcCGGAAGTCAAATTTGCAAATGAGACGGTAAAGAAAATTTCTTAAATCTGTTTCATTTAATGTTTACGCAAATAAATAGATTGTGCTAAAAAGgaagtatttgaaaatatcaaagtaGAACTATTGCATACACTCGACCAATTCAATTTACAAATGCTTGCACTTCTGATAATTGAATTTGAATAGTAATAGGCGAATAAACTATTAAGTTTTAAATATAATGAATTGAAGAGACAAATGATTAAAAAACTAGTGAAAGGTAATATTACTTATTACGATAATTTAAACTAgtagaaataaaagcaaatatttcaTTTCGAATCAAGGTatctaatattgttttatttctagCTCTTAATTTGGTCGTTTAACTAGATTTTATAGGTTATATTTGTCAAACTATGAAAAcgattaatacatatatatgtatatatatacatagagtatatatatatatatatatatatatatatatatatatatatatatatatatatatatatatatatatatatatatatatatatatagtcattaggctttatgtattattattattattattattattattattattattattattattattattattattattattat belongs to Palaemon carinicauda isolate YSFRI2023 chromosome 17, ASM3689809v2, whole genome shotgun sequence and includes:
- the LOC137656017 gene encoding uncharacterized protein; translation: MISENKPKYKRKIILYNSKEYLSKMVDLSWLKFIFALLIFLDQGPTSWGKFLTFGYHGTDASSSSSSGSIPSPPTHRQRYNMQTYNTGSEDEAEETEDPVRHRPIPWSPNTKGHHIGGLQPYNPMGERHALSWGRNSSGPSFDRSLEQNVTAMKDDKAYLHCIVHNIGNKTVSWIREADLHILTVAQYTYTADGRFEVIHSPGVNSSSWILKINSAQPRDSGRYDCQVNTHPTDPITFPVYLTVFVPTAHILGSSERYVDRGSTINLTCIINHNPKTDTQIFWYHNNKVISYDNRDSRVSVITDRGVVTKTILLIHDAHDAATGTYSCIPSPSATASVRIHILNGEKPAAMQTNSAPSIQPLLLSIVISCCSPICHFLWRAVIAVSWPLFSSYAS